A single region of the Salarchaeum japonicum genome encodes:
- the ribB gene encoding 3,4-dihydroxy-2-butanone-4-phosphate synthase — MPALDTSVDAAIDAFRDGQPVLVHDFADREGEVDLVYPATAVTPADVARMRTDAGGLICVALSHEAAAAFDLPFLVEELDHPAADGGDLGYDSRSSFSLPVNHRDTYTGITDDDRARTITELGHAAADPDGTDFAAEFRAPGHVHVLRAAPSLAHRTGHTELGVALAAAADREPAAVVCEMLDAETGGARSVADARAYADRHDLAFVEGAALVDELA, encoded by the coding sequence ATGCCCGCGCTCGACACCTCCGTGGACGCCGCCATCGACGCGTTCCGCGACGGCCAGCCCGTCCTCGTCCACGACTTCGCCGACCGCGAGGGCGAAGTAGACCTCGTCTACCCCGCGACCGCCGTCACGCCCGCGGACGTGGCGCGGATGCGCACCGACGCAGGCGGCCTCATCTGCGTCGCGCTCTCCCACGAGGCCGCGGCCGCGTTCGACCTCCCCTTCCTCGTGGAGGAACTCGACCACCCCGCCGCGGACGGCGGCGACCTCGGATACGACTCCCGGTCGTCCTTCTCCCTGCCCGTGAACCACCGCGACACCTACACCGGCATCACGGACGACGACCGCGCGCGCACCATCACCGAACTCGGGCACGCCGCCGCCGACCCCGACGGCACGGACTTCGCCGCGGAGTTCCGCGCACCCGGCCACGTCCACGTCCTCCGCGCCGCGCCGTCGCTCGCCCACCGGACGGGCCACACCGAACTCGGCGTCGCGCTCGCCGCCGCCGCCGACCGCGAACCCGCCGCCGTCGTCTGCGAGATGCTGGACGCCGAAACCGGGGGCGCGCGCTCCGTCGCGGACGCTCGCGCGTACGCCGACCGCCACGACCTCGCCTTCGTGGAGGGCGCGGCGCTCGTGGACGAACTCGCCTGA
- a CDS encoding branched-chain amino acid transaminase codes for MAGFDEMEGSGTIWMNGEFVDWDDAQIHVLTHGLHYGTGIFEGVRAYDTDEGTAIFRWEEHLDRFFASAKPYDMDIDFTREELTEATLELLDRNDLESAYIRPLAYYGYDSLGVSPKDCPTDVALAAWPWGAYLGEDALENGIEVMVSSWRKHASSQVPTNAKTTGLYVNSLLAGEEARRNGYAEAIVLNKEGNVAEGPGENIFLVRDGEIFTPGLSESILDGITRNTVIELAEERGYEVHDNVSISRGELNTADELFFTGSAAEVTPIRQVDNVTIGEGTRGPVTEELQTAFFDLVERKTDDHDEWFTYV; via the coding sequence ATGGCTGGCTTCGACGAGATGGAAGGCTCCGGTACCATCTGGATGAACGGCGAGTTCGTGGACTGGGACGACGCCCAGATTCACGTGCTCACGCACGGCCTCCACTACGGCACGGGCATCTTCGAGGGCGTTCGCGCCTACGACACCGACGAGGGCACGGCTATCTTCCGCTGGGAGGAACACCTCGACCGCTTCTTCGCGTCCGCGAAGCCCTACGACATGGACATCGACTTCACGCGCGAGGAACTCACCGAGGCGACGCTCGAACTCCTCGACCGCAACGACCTCGAATCCGCCTACATTCGGCCGCTCGCCTACTACGGCTACGATTCGCTGGGCGTCAGTCCGAAGGACTGCCCGACGGACGTGGCGCTCGCGGCGTGGCCGTGGGGCGCGTACCTCGGCGAGGACGCGCTCGAAAACGGCATCGAGGTCATGGTGTCCTCGTGGCGCAAGCACGCGTCCAGTCAGGTTCCGACGAACGCCAAGACCACGGGATTGTACGTGAACAGCCTGCTCGCGGGCGAGGAGGCGCGCCGGAACGGCTACGCGGAAGCCATCGTCCTGAACAAGGAGGGGAACGTCGCGGAAGGCCCCGGCGAGAACATCTTCCTGGTGCGGGACGGCGAGATTTTCACGCCCGGCCTCAGCGAGTCCATCCTCGACGGCATCACCCGGAACACCGTCATCGAACTCGCGGAGGAGCGCGGCTACGAGGTTCACGACAACGTCTCCATCTCGCGGGGCGAACTCAACACCGCCGACGAACTGTTCTTCACCGGGAGCGCCGCGGAAGTCACGCCCATCCGTCAGGTGGACAACGTCACCATCGGCGAGGGCACGCGCGGCCCCGTCACCGAAGAACTCCAGACCGCCTTCTTCGACCTCGTCGAACGGAAGACCGACGACCACGACGAGTGGTTCACGTACGTCTAA
- a CDS encoding DUF502 domain-containing protein: protein MATWKRDAASGLVVLVPLLLTLFVVYWIYSQIANFGLLGAIDPPALRVALAVVVFVGLVFAVGYLMRTAVGSVAEGYIDDTINRLPGLRVVYNASKMGVETVLSGGTGEFQKPVKVETWDGLRMTAFKTGKSTDDGREIVFIPTSPNITTGFVVEAEPEDIQELDESTEDALTRVLSAGFGEAHDDDVEELVD from the coding sequence ATGGCAACGTGGAAACGGGACGCCGCGAGCGGCCTCGTCGTACTGGTCCCCCTTCTCCTGACGCTGTTCGTGGTGTACTGGATCTACTCGCAGATAGCGAACTTCGGCCTGCTCGGCGCTATCGACCCGCCCGCGCTCCGGGTCGCGCTCGCCGTCGTCGTGTTCGTCGGCCTCGTGTTCGCCGTTGGCTACCTGATGCGAACCGCGGTCGGGAGCGTCGCCGAGGGCTACATCGACGACACCATCAACCGCCTCCCCGGCCTGCGCGTCGTCTACAACGCCTCCAAGATGGGCGTCGAAACCGTGCTCTCCGGCGGCACGGGCGAGTTCCAGAAACCCGTGAAGGTCGAGACCTGGGACGGCCTCCGCATGACCGCGTTCAAGACCGGGAAGAGCACCGACGACGGCCGCGAAATCGTCTTCATCCCCACCAGCCCCAACATCACCACGGGGTTCGTCGTCGAGGCGGAACCCGAGGACATCCAGGAACTCGACGAGTCCACCGAGGACGCCCTGACGCGCGTGCTCTCCGCCGGGTTCGGGGAAGCGCACGACGACGACGTGGAAGAACTAGTCGATTAG
- a CDS encoding proline dehydrogenase family protein, producing the protein MIPPIASRFVAGETPAEALDHVAELNDGGVNAIVNLLGEHYHDRGPADADADAYVDLVADIAHSDVDACISVKPSQIGLGVEDAVFEENIERIASAADEHGVFCWIDMEDHETTDVTLDAYERLATEYDGGVGVCVQANLKRTRDDLERLAPLPGKVRLVKGAYDEPRELAYKKKERVNEAYREYLDYMFEHFEGGIAVGSHDPAMIDYATDLHEEHGTEFELQMLMGVREDAQFDLADDYEVYQYVPYGGKWFSYFYRRAMERKENLLFALRAVLGR; encoded by the coding sequence ATGATTCCACCCATCGCGAGCCGGTTCGTCGCGGGTGAGACGCCGGCGGAAGCCCTCGACCACGTCGCGGAGCTGAACGACGGCGGCGTGAACGCCATCGTGAACCTGCTCGGCGAGCACTACCACGACCGCGGGCCGGCGGACGCGGACGCGGACGCCTACGTCGACCTCGTGGCGGACATCGCGCACAGCGACGTGGACGCCTGCATCAGCGTGAAGCCCTCCCAAATCGGTCTCGGCGTCGAGGACGCGGTGTTCGAGGAGAACATCGAGCGCATCGCGTCGGCGGCCGACGAGCACGGCGTGTTCTGCTGGATAGACATGGAAGACCACGAGACGACGGACGTGACGCTCGACGCCTACGAGCGCCTCGCGACCGAGTACGACGGCGGCGTCGGCGTCTGCGTGCAGGCGAACCTCAAGCGCACGCGCGACGACCTCGAACGCCTCGCGCCGCTCCCGGGGAAGGTGCGGCTCGTGAAGGGCGCGTACGACGAACCCCGAGAACTCGCGTACAAGAAAAAAGAGCGCGTGAACGAGGCGTACCGCGAGTACCTCGACTACATGTTCGAGCACTTCGAGGGCGGTATCGCGGTCGGCAGCCACGACCCCGCGATGATAGACTACGCGACCGACCTCCACGAGGAGCACGGCACCGAGTTCGAACTCCAGATGCTGATGGGCGTGCGGGAGGACGCTCAGTTCGACCTCGCCGACGACTACGAGGTCTACCAGTACGTCCCGTACGGCGGGAAGTGGTTCTCCTACTTCTACCGGCGCGCGATGGAGCGCAAGGAGAACCTCCTGTTCGCGCTGCGCGCCGTCCTGGGCCGGTAG
- a CDS encoding CDP-2,3-bis-(O-geranylgeranyl)-sn-glycerol synthase: protein MSLYATVVTAMWVMLPAYVPNNAAVLAGGGAPIDGGRTLNGKRVLGDGKTYRGTLFGVLAGFAVAAALDVLQLDATGLLGVSVPWFPFEAMVALPAGAMLGDILASFVKRRTGRERGASFPLLDQLDFVVVALALTALVDPAWFGRYFTLDVLLAILVLTPLLHLATNGIAYQLGLKDEPW, encoded by the coding sequence GTGAGTCTCTACGCGACGGTCGTGACCGCGATGTGGGTGATGCTGCCCGCGTACGTCCCGAACAACGCCGCCGTGCTCGCGGGCGGCGGCGCGCCCATCGACGGCGGCCGCACCCTGAACGGGAAACGCGTCCTCGGCGACGGAAAGACGTACCGCGGCACCCTGTTCGGCGTCCTCGCCGGGTTCGCCGTCGCCGCCGCGCTCGACGTCCTCCAGCTCGACGCTACCGGCCTCCTCGGCGTCTCCGTCCCCTGGTTCCCCTTCGAAGCCATGGTCGCGCTCCCCGCGGGCGCGATGCTCGGCGACATCCTCGCCTCGTTCGTCAAGCGCCGCACCGGCCGCGAACGCGGCGCGTCCTTCCCCCTCCTCGACCAGCTCGACTTCGTCGTCGTCGCCCTCGCCCTCACCGCCCTCGTCGACCCCGCGTGGTTCGGCCGCTACTTCACGCTCGACGTGCTCCTCGCCATCCTCGTCCTCACCCCCCTCCTCCACCTCGCCACCAACGGCATCGCCTACCAGCTCGGATTGAAGGACGAACCCTGGTAG
- the pyrE gene encoding orotate phosphoribosyltransferase, producing MANDDLIRALRDADSVQFGEFELSHGGTSEYYVDKYLFETDPGCLRLIAREFASLVEDEKLGGVALGGVPLAAVTSVETDNPYVIARKQAKEYGTGNRIEGRLSEGEEVVIVEDIATTGQSALDAAQALREAGAEVNRVLVVVDREEGGSELLAEHDLELEALVTAEELLADADR from the coding sequence ATGGCGAACGACGACCTCATTCGGGCGTTGCGGGACGCCGACTCGGTGCAGTTCGGGGAGTTCGAGCTGTCGCACGGCGGCACCTCGGAGTACTACGTGGACAAGTACCTGTTCGAGACCGACCCGGGGTGTCTGCGGCTCATCGCGCGGGAGTTCGCGAGCCTCGTCGAGGACGAGAAACTGGGCGGGGTCGCGCTCGGCGGCGTGCCGCTGGCGGCGGTGACGAGCGTGGAGACGGACAACCCGTACGTCATCGCGCGCAAGCAGGCGAAGGAGTACGGCACCGGGAACCGCATCGAGGGCCGGCTCTCGGAGGGCGAGGAGGTCGTGATTGTGGAGGACATCGCGACGACGGGGCAGTCGGCGCTCGACGCCGCCCAGGCCCTCCGCGAGGCGGGTGCGGAAGTGAACCGCGTGCTGGTCGTCGTCGACCGCGAGGAGGGCGGGAGCGAACTGCTCGCGGAGCACGACCTCGAACTCGAAGCGCTGGTGACGGCCGAGGAACTGCTCGCCGACGCCGACCGGTAA
- a CDS encoding phosphoribosyltransferase family protein, whose translation MNRAEKATLQLQAVSVLRTLKETRTYDELAAETDLPAGDLNRYVNGHVLPSADRAREVVEGVGTETLRDELEARVSVDDEGYVDNSGVVFDQSFLDLVAPVAAESYDFGQPDVVLTAATDGITLAAALASYFDARCAYAKKSKETAVDEFIEARQRLDSGIELTYYLPESALSAGESVLVVDDLIRSGETQELLLDIATTADADVAGVFTLIAVGDEGVGRARERTDAPVGTLAEFEK comes from the coding sequence ATGAATCGCGCCGAGAAGGCGACCCTCCAGTTGCAGGCGGTATCGGTTCTCCGAACGCTGAAGGAGACGCGGACGTACGACGAACTCGCGGCGGAAACTGACCTCCCGGCCGGCGACCTGAACCGGTACGTGAACGGCCACGTCCTCCCGAGCGCCGACCGCGCCCGCGAGGTCGTCGAGGGCGTCGGGACGGAGACGCTCCGCGACGAACTCGAAGCCCGGGTCTCCGTGGACGACGAGGGCTACGTGGACAACTCCGGCGTCGTGTTCGACCAGTCCTTCCTCGACCTCGTCGCGCCGGTCGCGGCGGAGTCCTACGACTTCGGCCAGCCGGACGTGGTGCTCACCGCGGCGACGGACGGCATCACGCTCGCGGCGGCGCTCGCCTCGTACTTCGACGCGCGGTGTGCGTACGCGAAGAAGTCGAAGGAGACGGCGGTGGACGAGTTCATCGAGGCCCGCCAGCGCCTCGACTCCGGCATCGAACTCACGTACTACCTCCCGGAGTCCGCGCTCTCCGCGGGCGAGTCGGTGCTGGTCGTGGACGACCTCATCCGGTCCGGCGAGACGCAGGAACTCCTCCTCGACATCGCGACGACGGCGGACGCGGACGTTGCGGGCGTGTTCACGCTCATCGCGGTCGGCGACGAGGGTGTCGGGCGCGCCCGCGAGCGCACCGACGCGCCGGTCGGCACCCTCGCCGAGTTCGAGAAGTAG
- a CDS encoding NCS2 family permease, with the protein MGLADTLADYFGFDEHDTDLRTETVAGITTFLAMSYIIVVNPATLAKQGDEFGGFVVEGYTYAETVQMLAVVTILASAAAILVMAFYANRPFGLAPGLGLNAFFAFTVVGALGVPWQTALAAVVVEGVLFIVLTAIGAREYVIKLFPEPVKFAVGTGIGLFLALIGFQAMGVVVTDTATAVSLGNLAQNPVAILAIVGLFFTLALYARGVTGSIIIGILGTTVAGVALTLAGYGGGNLAADFVTTSGFQWSELPDAQYDITPLAGAFIEGFQNVEALSFALIVFTFFFVDFFDTAGTLVGVGQAGGFLDEDGDLPDADKPLMADAIGTTVGGMLGTSTVTAYIESAAGVEEGGRTGMTALVIAILFLVSLVFVPLAAAIPQYASHIALVVIGVIMLGNVTGIDWNDLTYAIPAGLTILVMPFTYSIAYGIAAGIVSYPIVKTAVGEYDEVSVGQWLLAAAFVVYFFVRTSGILQSTVA; encoded by the coding sequence ATGGGACTCGCTGATACCCTCGCCGACTACTTCGGGTTCGACGAACACGACACCGACCTCAGGACAGAGACCGTCGCGGGAATCACCACGTTCCTCGCGATGAGCTACATCATCGTCGTCAACCCCGCCACGCTCGCCAAACAGGGCGACGAGTTCGGCGGGTTCGTCGTCGAGGGCTACACGTACGCCGAGACGGTGCAGATGCTCGCCGTCGTCACCATCCTCGCGTCCGCCGCGGCGATTCTGGTGATGGCGTTCTACGCCAACCGGCCGTTCGGCCTGGCACCCGGCCTCGGCCTGAACGCCTTCTTCGCGTTCACCGTCGTCGGCGCGCTCGGCGTCCCCTGGCAGACCGCGCTCGCCGCCGTCGTCGTTGAGGGCGTGCTCTTCATCGTCCTCACCGCAATCGGCGCGCGCGAGTACGTCATCAAACTGTTCCCCGAACCCGTGAAGTTCGCCGTCGGCACCGGTATCGGGCTGTTCCTCGCGCTCATCGGCTTCCAGGCGATGGGCGTCGTCGTCACCGACACCGCGACCGCCGTCTCCCTCGGCAACCTCGCGCAGAACCCCGTCGCCATCCTCGCCATCGTCGGCCTGTTCTTCACGCTCGCGCTCTACGCCCGCGGCGTCACCGGAAGCATCATCATCGGCATCCTCGGCACCACCGTCGCCGGCGTCGCGCTCACCCTCGCCGGCTACGGCGGCGGCAACCTCGCCGCGGACTTCGTCACCACCTCCGGCTTCCAGTGGAGCGAACTCCCCGACGCCCAGTACGACATCACGCCGCTCGCCGGCGCGTTCATCGAGGGCTTCCAGAACGTCGAAGCCCTGAGCTTCGCGCTCATCGTCTTCACGTTCTTCTTCGTGGACTTCTTCGACACCGCGGGAACGCTCGTCGGCGTCGGCCAGGCGGGCGGATTCCTCGACGAGGACGGCGACCTCCCCGACGCCGACAAACCCCTGATGGCGGACGCCATCGGCACGACCGTCGGCGGGATGCTCGGCACGTCCACCGTCACCGCCTACATCGAATCCGCCGCCGGCGTCGAGGAAGGCGGCCGCACCGGCATGACCGCGCTCGTCATCGCCATCCTCTTCCTCGTCTCTCTCGTCTTCGTCCCGCTCGCCGCCGCCATCCCCCAGTACGCGAGCCACATCGCGCTCGTCGTCATCGGCGTCATCATGCTCGGGAACGTCACCGGCATCGACTGGAACGACCTCACGTACGCCATCCCCGCCGGCCTCACCATCCTCGTCATGCCGTTCACCTACTCTATCGCGTACGGCATCGCCGCCGGCATCGTCTCCTACCCCATCGTCAAGACCGCCGTCGGCGAGTACGACGAGGTCAGCGTCGGGCAGTGGCTGCTCGCCGCCGCCTTCGTCGTCTACTTCTTCGTCCGCACCAGCGGAATCCTCCAGAGCACCGTCGCGTAA
- a CDS encoding glutathione S-transferase N-terminal domain-containing protein — MSTLTLYNLPGCPYCAKVKDTLAELDLDYEQIDVPRAHSERTEVEEVSGQTGVPVLVDPEHGVEGMPESDDIVEYLEEQYA; from the coding sequence ATGAGCACGCTCACGCTCTACAACCTCCCCGGCTGCCCGTACTGCGCGAAAGTCAAGGACACGCTCGCGGAGCTCGACCTCGACTACGAGCAGATCGACGTGCCGCGCGCGCACTCCGAACGCACCGAGGTCGAGGAGGTCAGCGGCCAGACCGGCGTCCCCGTTCTCGTCGACCCCGAGCACGGCGTCGAGGGAATGCCGGAGTCCGACGACATCGTCGAGTACCTCGAAGAACAGTACGCTTAG